In the Engystomops pustulosus chromosome 2, aEngPut4.maternal, whole genome shotgun sequence genome, one interval contains:
- the LOC140119683 gene encoding uncharacterized protein — protein sequence MWPAPAQTLRISALLCVLLDTVSCVQLSTVQASSLQVSSLQVSSLQVVTYPAGGAVTLSCSDETNTTRDLSDITQINWRREDGLRSLYYVSDGTKHDTNFSDPRISLLSAQYPPILQITDARAGDAGNYSCKITMVSSGVIRKSWTLQISDPVRSPLIYIIPSVIGLILIITAGLIYCKFCSKWNGIPNKIRQSSAENNEKEEPVYENAQEDYFLHFNTLYDRTPSVPTTQRPVIPMSER from the exons TGTCCTGCGTCCAGCTATCCACCGTTCAGGCATCATCCCTCCAGGTGTCATCCCTCCAGGTATCATCCCTCCAGGTGGTGACATatcctgcggggggcgctgtcaCCCTGAGCTGCTCAGATGAAACCAACACAACCAGAGACCTGTCAGACATAACACAAATCAACTGGAGAAGAGAAGATGGACTGCGCTCTCTATATTATGTATCAGATGGCACAAAACATGATACAAACTTCTCAGACCCCAGAATCTCCCTCCTGAGTGCCCAGTACCCCCCGATCCTGCAGATCACAGACGCACGAGCCGGGGATGCTGGGAATTATTCCTGTAAGATTACTATGGTTTCATCAGGAGTTATAAGGAAATCGTGGACCCTTCAGATATCAG ATCCGGTCCGGTCACCTCTCATCTACATCATTCCTTCAGTAATTGGTCTGATACTGATTATCACAGCGGGACTGATTTACTGCAAGTTCTGCTCAAAGTGGAA TGGAATTCCCAACAAGATTCGCCAAAGCAGCGCAGAAAACAACGAGAAGGAAGAG CCGGTGTATGAGAACGCCCAGGAGGATTACTTCCTTCATTTCAACACTCTGTACGACAGGACACCGAGCGTTCCCACCACCCAGAGACCTGTCATTCCCATGTCGGAGAGATGA